A part of Chloroflexota bacterium genomic DNA contains:
- a CDS encoding asparagine synthetase B — MSGIFGIIYRDGAPVAAHTLETMRDAMAHWGRDGGGMWRDGCAGLGQLLFISTPEAKSEQLPRVDLATGIVFTAAARVDNRDEIISDLGLQIADLQAPISKSAICNLQPTISDGDLILHAYRKWGESCVTRIYGDWSFAAWHPAERKLFLARDHFGNTSLYYYADARVIAFASDRRALLALNLAPMELDELYLAQVLISWSAYHGERTISKTIHRLPPAHSLTFTPERLDVRQYWRLEDTPIMRLSRREDYVVAFRHVFDQAVRARLRSPRMSGEGVGVTLSGGLDSGSVTATAAQFLRAEGKRLTAFTSVPLSDPSIYVGQRFGDELAFAQATAQFAGNVDCVPITAATITPIQAIRRMLEIHGEPAHAAGNFFWLIELERAAQTQGCRVLLTGQMGNAGISWTGNVFSQPLALQLQNLGWRKWMKETIKRAAPSSWLIEWQRRRTPANWYRGSAIHPDFARRLGLFEQRLNDPGERLPRDPRAMRFQILQPGRSFGGALHAEMGAAHGLEIRDPTADARVLAFTLSVPDDIFMDAQTGLDRWLIRAAMQGRLPDEVRLNRRRGRQAGDLVPRLRACGSEVETALDELARGPASEYVDVPYMRQVWQMIQTQGTPQAFSKTVTVLTRGIMAGLFVNQFAKSA, encoded by the coding sequence ATGAGCGGCATCTTTGGAATTATTTATCGCGATGGCGCGCCCGTCGCCGCGCACACGCTCGAAACAATGCGCGATGCGATGGCACACTGGGGTCGCGATGGCGGCGGCATGTGGCGGGATGGCTGTGCCGGGCTGGGTCAGTTGCTTTTTATCAGCACGCCCGAAGCGAAGTCCGAGCAACTGCCCCGCGTTGATCTTGCCACTGGCATCGTCTTCACCGCCGCCGCGCGCGTGGACAATCGCGACGAAATAATTTCAGATTTAGGATTGCAGATTGCAGATTTGCAAGCACCAATTTCCAAATCTGCAATCTGCAATTTGCAACCTACAATTAGTGACGGCGACCTGATTCTTCACGCCTACCGCAAATGGGGCGAGTCGTGCGTCACGCGCATCTACGGCGATTGGTCGTTCGCCGCGTGGCATCCTGCCGAACGCAAATTATTTTTAGCGCGCGATCATTTCGGCAACACGTCGCTTTACTACTACGCCGATGCGCGCGTCATCGCGTTCGCCTCCGACCGCCGCGCGCTGCTCGCGTTAAATCTCGCGCCGATGGAGTTGGACGAACTCTACTTGGCGCAAGTGTTGATCTCCTGGTCTGCCTACCACGGCGAGCGCACGATTTCCAAAACGATTCACCGCTTGCCGCCCGCGCACTCGCTCACGTTCACTCCAGAACGACTCGACGTGCGGCAGTACTGGCGACTCGAAGACACGCCGATCATGCGCTTGTCGCGACGCGAAGATTACGTCGTCGCGTTTCGCCACGTATTCGATCAAGCCGTGCGCGCGCGTCTCCGCTCCCCACGCATGTCAGGAGAGGGGGTTGGGGTGACGCTCAGCGGCGGACTCGATTCCGGCTCGGTCACCGCGACTGCCGCGCAGTTTCTACGCGCCGAGGGCAAACGCTTGACTGCGTTCACATCGGTGCCGCTTTCCGATCCCAGCATCTATGTCGGACAACGATTCGGCGACGAGTTGGCGTTCGCGCAAGCGACCGCGCAATTCGCCGGCAACGTGGACTGCGTTCCGATTACTGCCGCGACTATCACGCCGATTCAAGCGATTCGACGGATGTTGGAGATTCACGGCGAACCCGCGCACGCGGCAGGCAATTTCTTTTGGCTCATTGAATTGGAACGCGCCGCGCAAACCCAGGGTTGTCGTGTTTTGCTCACTGGGCAAATGGGCAACGCGGGCATTTCTTGGACGGGCAATGTATTTTCCCAACCGCTCGCCTTGCAGTTGCAAAACCTGGGTTGGCGCAAGTGGATGAAAGAAACGATCAAGCGCGCCGCGCCGTCCAGTTGGTTGATCGAATGGCAGAGGCGACGCACTCCAGCGAATTGGTATCGCGGCTCGGCGATCCATCCCGATTTCGCGCGGCGATTGGGTTTGTTCGAACAACGCTTGAACGACCCCGGCGAACGATTACCGCGCGATCCCCGCGCGATGCGTTTTCAAATTCTGCAACCCGGTCGCTCGTTCGGCGGCGCGCTCCACGCGGAGATGGGCGCGGCGCACGGCTTGGAAATTCGCGACCCGACCGCCGACGCGCGCGTGCTCGCGTTCACGCTCTCCGTGCCCGATGACATTTTCATGGACGCGCAAACCGGTTTGGATCGCTGGCTGATTCGCGCGGCGATGCAAGGTCGTTTGCCCGATGAAGTGCGGCTCAATCGCCGGCGCGGGCGTCAAGCCGGCGACCTCGTCCCGCGATTGCGCGCGTGCGGGAGCGAAGTCGAAACCGCGCTCGACGAACTCGCGCGTGGTCCCGCAAGTGAATACGTAGACGTGCCGTACATGCGTCAGGTGTGGCAGATGATTCAAACCCAGGGCACACCTCAGGCATTTAGCAAAACCGTCACGGTGCTGACGCGCGGGATCATGGCAGGATTATTCGTCAATCAGTTTGCAAAAAGCGCGTGA
- a CDS encoding alpha-amylase, translating into MAFSNEMLATPRPSTIRPVALPRRAPFRTINEVQIPYYPSPVDWASQVLYFLLPDRFSDGLDHTRPKFDRAKPRRTFRSDGFRWDHWAESGGERWQGGTLRGIQSRLDYLSDLGITALWIGPIFKQRHHSNEYHGYAIQDFLDVDAHFGARGDLVELVAAAHARNIRIILDVIFNHTGHNWDYEDGVVDPPYRPWPEFYNKGAWLDEAGQPSFEIHPTDRETGVWPRELQDDHNYTRAGKGSLGGENIDDDHAEMKRTDFDGSFRDLNLDNPATLNDLARCYKYWIALADLDGMRLDTLKHVSKQAARNFCGALKEFAANLGKTNFFLVGEVGGPDDNAGKYLDALELNLNATLDIGDSRIALTDVAKGLSAPSRYFGITGQWAPILGSHRNSAHRHVKVVDDHDHVFGAKVRFSTDAATEYQIAAAVAIQLFTLGIPCIYYGTEQAFAGPEQTERAQYLPDFGRADKYLRETMFGAEHPRKSGAAGLGTDSIGVDATLPGFGAFGTVGCHFFDPDFHVYRRIRELIRIRQAYPALQIGRQYLRFIRNFLQPFTEPQGGELITWSRILDEEEVLCIVNGNGVEHRGADVIVDSSLNASTSFRVIANTAELTLGAGYAGTHKVGDIVPVQRSDNMAFVEIRNIPPSETVILTNR; encoded by the coding sequence ATGGCTTTCAGTAACGAGATGCTCGCGACGCCGCGCCCTTCGACGATTCGCCCCGTTGCCTTGCCCCGACGTGCGCCCTTCCGCACAATCAACGAAGTTCAGATACCGTACTATCCATCCCCGGTGGATTGGGCAAGCCAGGTTCTCTACTTTTTGCTCCCAGACCGCTTCAGCGATGGACTCGATCACACACGACCGAAATTTGATCGCGCCAAGCCACGGCGTACCTTTCGATCGGACGGATTCCGGTGGGATCACTGGGCTGAATCCGGCGGCGAACGCTGGCAGGGCGGCACGCTGCGCGGAATTCAATCGCGACTGGATTATCTGAGCGACCTGGGAATCACCGCGCTTTGGATCGGACCGATTTTCAAACAACGCCATCACAGCAATGAGTATCACGGCTACGCGATCCAGGATTTTCTCGACGTGGACGCGCATTTCGGCGCGCGCGGGGATTTGGTCGAACTGGTTGCGGCGGCGCACGCGCGCAACATTCGCATCATCCTCGATGTCATCTTCAATCACACCGGGCATAACTGGGATTACGAAGACGGCGTGGTAGACCCGCCCTACCGACCTTGGCCCGAATTTTATAACAAGGGCGCGTGGCTGGATGAAGCAGGTCAACCCAGTTTTGAGATTCATCCCACAGACCGCGAAACCGGCGTGTGGCCCCGAGAACTTCAAGATGATCACAACTACACTCGCGCCGGCAAAGGAAGTCTTGGCGGCGAGAACATTGACGATGATCACGCCGAAATGAAACGCACCGACTTTGACGGCTCGTTCCGCGACCTCAACCTCGACAATCCCGCGACGCTCAACGATCTGGCGCGTTGCTACAAGTATTGGATCGCGCTTGCCGATCTCGATGGGATGCGTCTCGATACGCTCAAGCACGTGTCCAAACAAGCCGCGCGGAATTTCTGCGGCGCGCTGAAAGAGTTCGCCGCGAACCTGGGCAAGACCAACTTTTTCCTCGTCGGCGAAGTCGGCGGACCCGACGACAACGCCGGCAAGTACCTCGACGCACTCGAACTGAATCTGAACGCGACGCTCGACATCGGCGATTCGCGCATCGCGCTGACGGATGTCGCGAAAGGGTTGAGCGCGCCGTCGCGCTACTTTGGCATCACCGGACAATGGGCGCCGATCCTGGGTTCACATCGCAACTCGGCGCACCGGCACGTCAAGGTCGTTGACGATCACGATCACGTATTCGGCGCAAAGGTTCGCTTTTCGACCGACGCGGCGACGGAATATCAAATCGCCGCCGCCGTCGCGATTCAACTTTTCACGCTCGGCATCCCGTGCATTTACTACGGCACCGAGCAGGCATTCGCCGGACCAGAGCAAACGGAACGCGCGCAATATCTCCCAGATTTTGGTCGCGCCGACAAGTATCTGCGCGAGACCATGTTTGGCGCGGAGCATCCCCGAAAAAGCGGCGCGGCTGGATTGGGCACGGATTCCATCGGTGTTGATGCGACCTTGCCTGGGTTCGGAGCGTTCGGTACCGTCGGTTGCCATTTCTTCGATCCAGACTTTCACGTCTACCGACGCATCCGCGAATTGATTCGAATTCGCCAAGCATACCCGGCGCTGCAAATTGGTCGCCAGTATTTGCGTTTCATCCGGAATTTCTTGCAACCGTTTACGGAACCGCAGGGCGGCGAATTGATCACATGGTCGCGCATCCTCGACGAAGAAGAGGTTCTGTGCATCGTGAATGGCAACGGCGTCGAGCACCGCGGTGCGGATGTGATCGTAGATTCATCGCTCAACGCGTCAACGTCTTTCCGTGTGATTGCGAACACAGCAGAGTTGACCCTGGGTGCAGGGTACGCCGGCACACACAAGGTCGGCGACATCGTTCCGGTACAACGATCCGACAATATGGCGTTTGTGGAAATCCGGAACATTCCACCATCGGAGACCGTGATTCTGACAAATCGGTAA
- a CDS encoding DUF1116 domain-containing protein, with translation MNIDQANAQAVERMMQARPVLIGMGIARDVIPGMRDNLLLHAGPPITWDRMSGPLRGAVIGALIFEGLAKTEDDVRAIVARGEIAFEPCHHHAAVGPMAGVISPSMQVYIIENKTHGNRAYSGLNEGYGKVLRYGAYSDDVLKRLRWMNDVMAPMLADAIGSADGGVDMQALIAEALHMGDEGHNRLKAGSMLFLRALAPNLAKVLRSAPSQGSQVAEILKFMGDTALTSLNAVMASCKAMADAAHGIANSTIVTAMARNGTDFGIRVSGLGDQWFVAPAEIPVGLYFPGFKAEDANRDIGDSTITETAGIGGFAMAAAPAIVTFVSGKPQDAINTTLEMYEIAFAEHKYFSIPYLDFRGTPVGIDIRKVVEKNITPRVNTGIAHKDAGVGQIGAGLVRPPMAVFKEALFTFAEKHGV, from the coding sequence ATGAACATTGACCAAGCGAACGCGCAAGCTGTCGAGCGGATGATGCAAGCGCGCCCGGTGTTGATCGGCATGGGCATTGCGCGCGATGTGATTCCTGGGATGCGCGACAATCTTTTGTTACACGCCGGTCCACCGATTACCTGGGATCGCATGTCGGGTCCATTGCGCGGCGCGGTGATCGGCGCACTCATCTTCGAGGGATTGGCAAAAACGGAGGATGATGTGCGCGCCATCGTCGCGCGCGGCGAGATCGCGTTCGAGCCGTGTCATCATCACGCGGCGGTCGGTCCGATGGCAGGTGTGATCTCGCCTTCGATGCAAGTGTATATCATCGAAAACAAAACGCACGGCAACCGCGCGTACTCGGGTTTGAACGAGGGTTATGGCAAGGTTTTGCGATACGGCGCGTACAGCGATGATGTCTTGAAGCGTTTGCGTTGGATGAATGATGTCATGGCGCCGATGCTCGCCGACGCAATTGGATCAGCGGATGGTGGCGTTGATATGCAAGCGTTGATTGCCGAAGCATTGCACATGGGCGACGAAGGGCACAATCGGTTGAAGGCAGGGTCAATGCTTTTTCTGCGCGCGCTCGCGCCGAACCTTGCGAAGGTTTTACGCTCCGCGCCTTCGCAAGGTTCGCAGGTCGCCGAGATTCTCAAATTCATGGGCGACACTGCGCTGACGAGTCTCAACGCCGTGATGGCGTCTTGCAAAGCGATGGCGGATGCCGCGCATGGAATTGCGAACAGCACCATCGTGACAGCCATGGCGCGCAACGGTACCGATTTCGGAATTCGCGTCAGCGGTCTCGGCGATCAATGGTTCGTCGCGCCTGCGGAAATTCCGGTTGGTTTGTATTTTCCCGGTTTCAAAGCCGAGGATGCGAATCGCGACATCGGCGACAGTACGATTACCGAGACGGCTGGCATCGGCGGTTTTGCCATGGCAGCCGCGCCTGCCATCGTCACCTTCGTCAGTGGCAAGCCGCAAGACGCGATCAATACGACGCTGGAGATGTACGAAATTGCGTTCGCCGAGCACAAATATTTTTCGATTCCCTACCTGGATTTTCGCGGCACGCCGGTGGGTATTGACATCCGCAAGGTCGTCGAGAAAAATATCACGCCGCGCGTGAATACGGGCATCGCGCACAAGGATGCCGGCGTCGGACAAATCGGTGCGGGTCTCGTGCGTCCGCCGATGGCAGTTTTCAAAGAAGCGTTATTCACTTTTGCGGAGAAGCATGGTGTATAA
- a CDS encoding xanthine dehydrogenase family protein molybdopterin-binding subunit has protein sequence MTTRYFGERITRNEDPRLLTGRALFVDDVDLPGMLHVAFLRSIHAHAHIRSIDVSRARQRAGVVAVYTANDLGDYWKPGPLLVAPPPIKKLLAFHERCQVPLAKDKVRHVGEPVAMVIAESRYIAEDALDDIDVDYEALPVAADMDIALAPDAPLVHTDVGSNIAAHVIQEKGNVDAVWRAAALVIQRRFRYDHGTAAPIETRGIVAQWDARAQHLTIWDSTQAPVVIRNGLARMLGLSEAQVRVIAPFIGGGFGPKIMMFYPEEVLVPWAALQLGRPIKWYEDRRENFVAMNHEREQIHDAAIALNKNGMILGIKDNFLYDTGAYIPYGLTVPLNAQCTLLGMYKVPNYYSEFKAVFTNKTIVSPYRGAGRQHGVFVMERLLDLAAQELGIDRTEIRRRNFIQPYEFPYNNEIIYQDFAPLQYDSGNYAAVLDRAKQMIDYDNFIANEQPRLQSEGKHVGIGLVCYVEGTGIGPYEGARVHVETNGKVTVATGVGTQGQGHFTSFAQIVAEQLGVDVRDIRIITGDTAEFNWGTGTFASRGAVVAGNAVNEAAKAVREKAIKLASEELDVYEGDLELADGKVQVKGLPEKNMSLGELAAKANPLRGAVKPNTEPGLEATRYFGPQSGVTSNGAHALIVEVDPETMEIHIRKYVVVHDCGKVINPMILEGQVQGGVAQGIGNAFYEKLVYDDNGQLLTGSFMDYLLPTAMEVPRIEIGHEETPSPWNPLGVKGAGEAGAIPVGPLFAQAIEDAFGIEGLEILEIPLSPNRLFELVVEAKRKAGNA, from the coding sequence ATGACCACGCGCTATTTTGGCGAACGCATCACGCGCAACGAAGACCCACGCCTCTTGACCGGGCGCGCGCTGTTCGTGGACGACGTGGATTTGCCGGGGATGCTGCACGTCGCATTCCTGCGGAGCATCCACGCGCACGCGCACATTCGGAGCATTGACGTTTCGCGCGCGCGGCAACGCGCCGGCGTCGTCGCGGTTTACACCGCAAACGACCTGGGTGATTATTGGAAACCCGGTCCTCTGCTCGTTGCGCCGCCGCCGATAAAAAAGCTACTCGCATTTCACGAACGCTGCCAGGTCCCGCTTGCCAAGGACAAGGTGCGCCACGTCGGCGAACCGGTCGCGATGGTCATCGCCGAGAGTCGCTACATCGCTGAAGACGCACTCGACGATATTGATGTGGATTACGAAGCATTGCCAGTCGCCGCGGATATGGATATCGCGCTCGCGCCGGACGCGCCGCTTGTTCACACCGATGTCGGATCGAACATAGCCGCGCATGTCATCCAGGAAAAAGGGAATGTGGATGCCGTGTGGCGCGCTGCCGCGCTCGTCATCCAGCGTCGCTTTCGTTACGATCACGGGACAGCCGCGCCCATCGAGACGCGCGGTATCGTCGCGCAGTGGGATGCGCGCGCGCAACATCTGACAATCTGGGATTCGACGCAAGCGCCGGTTGTCATTCGCAACGGACTCGCGCGTATGCTGGGTTTGTCCGAAGCGCAAGTGCGCGTGATCGCGCCGTTTATCGGCGGCGGATTCGGACCCAAGATCATGATGTTTTATCCAGAGGAAGTGCTTGTTCCCTGGGCGGCGCTGCAACTGGGACGACCGATCAAATGGTACGAAGACCGCCGCGAAAATTTTGTCGCGATGAACCACGAGCGCGAGCAAATCCACGACGCGGCGATAGCGCTGAACAAAAACGGAATGATCCTGGGAATCAAGGATAATTTTCTGTACGACACCGGCGCGTACATTCCGTACGGACTGACCGTGCCGCTCAACGCGCAATGCACACTCCTCGGCATGTACAAAGTGCCGAACTATTATTCCGAATTCAAAGCCGTCTTTACGAACAAGACCATCGTCAGCCCCTATCGCGGCGCGGGCAGACAGCACGGCGTATTTGTGATGGAACGCTTGCTGGATCTCGCCGCGCAGGAATTGGGGATTGACCGCACCGAGATTCGTCGCCGCAATTTTATCCAGCCGTACGAATTTCCGTACAACAATGAAATCATCTACCAGGATTTCGCGCCGCTCCAATACGACAGCGGCAACTATGCAGCGGTGCTCGACCGCGCCAAGCAGATGATTGACTATGACAACTTTATCGCCAATGAACAGCCGCGTTTGCAAAGTGAAGGCAAACACGTCGGCATCGGCTTGGTGTGTTACGTCGAAGGCACGGGCATCGGACCGTACGAAGGCGCGCGGGTTCACGTCGAAACGAATGGCAAGGTGACGGTTGCGACCGGCGTTGGCACGCAAGGGCAAGGGCATTTCACGTCGTTCGCGCAAATCGTCGCCGAGCAATTGGGCGTGGATGTGCGCGACATTCGCATCATCACCGGCGACACCGCGGAATTCAACTGGGGCACCGGCACCTTCGCGAGTCGCGGCGCGGTCGTCGCCGGGAATGCGGTGAACGAGGCGGCGAAAGCCGTGCGCGAGAAAGCGATCAAACTCGCGTCTGAAGAGCTGGATGTGTACGAAGGTGATTTGGAATTAGCCGACGGCAAGGTTCAAGTCAAAGGTTTGCCAGAGAAAAATATGTCGCTTGGCGAACTCGCGGCGAAAGCGAATCCGTTGCGCGGCGCGGTCAAGCCCAACACCGAGCCAGGTCTCGAAGCGACGCGGTACTTTGGTCCGCAGAGCGGCGTTACGTCGAACGGCGCGCACGCGTTGATCGTCGAGGTTGATCCAGAGACGATGGAGATTCACATTCGCAAATACGTCGTCGTTCACGATTGCGGCAAGGTCATCAACCCGATGATTTTGGAAGGGCAAGTGCAGGGCGGTGTCGCGCAAGGCATCGGCAATGCCTTCTACGAAAAATTGGTGTACGACGACAACGGGCAATTGCTCACTGGTTCGTTCATGGATTATTTGCTGCCGACCGCGATGGAGGTGCCGCGCATTGAAATCGGACACGAGGAGACGCCGTCCCCATGGAATCCACTCGGCGTGAAAGGCGCAGGCGAAGCCGGCGCGATTCCGGTTGGACCGTTGTTCGCACAGGCGATTGAAGATGCGTTTGGTATCGAGGGATTAGAGATTCTAGAAATTCCACTATCGCCGAATCGGTTGTTCGAGTTGGTCGTCGAAGCGAAGCGAAAGGCGGGGAACGCATGA
- a CDS encoding xanthine dehydrogenase family protein subunit M, whose protein sequence is MKPASFQYFAPTTLDEALALLAEHGDAAKVLAGGQSLTPMMNFRLVSPAILIDLNRIGELAYIRERDGGLAIGAMTRQRQVERDARVAKHAPLVAETMPFVAHPQIRNRGTLGGIFAHADPAAELPAVAIATSTKLKVKSIKRERWVEARDFFTGLFSTVLAPDELLVEIVVPAMPAHTGYAFQEMSRRHGDYALAGVACTLTFDDRGVCQEARIVFLGLGTLPIDARDAAKHIVGATPNAEAIRAASEAIDAEIDPSDDIHASAKFRRHLAKVLTRRALETAVIRGKRNW, encoded by the coding sequence ATGAAACCGGCATCCTTTCAGTATTTCGCGCCCACCACACTTGACGAGGCGCTCGCGTTGCTTGCCGAGCACGGCGACGCGGCTAAAGTGTTGGCGGGCGGGCAAAGTCTAACGCCGATGATGAACTTTCGCCTGGTTTCACCGGCGATCCTCATTGACCTCAATCGCATCGGCGAACTCGCGTACATTCGTGAGCGCGACGGCGGACTCGCCATCGGCGCGATGACGCGCCAGCGCCAGGTTGAACGCGACGCGCGCGTTGCCAAACACGCCCCGCTCGTCGCCGAAACGATGCCATTCGTCGCGCATCCGCAAATTCGCAATCGCGGCACGCTCGGCGGAATTTTCGCGCACGCCGATCCCGCGGCGGAATTGCCGGCGGTTGCTATCGCGACCAGCACAAAGCTAAAAGTAAAAAGTATAAAGCGCGAACGCTGGGTGGAGGCGCGTGATTTCTTCACCGGATTATTTTCCACAGTTCTCGCGCCGGATGAATTGCTCGTCGAAATCGTCGTGCCGGCGATGCCCGCCCACACCGGTTACGCGTTCCAAGAAATGAGCCGGCGTCATGGCGATTACGCGCTCGCCGGCGTCGCGTGCACGCTGACGTTCGACGATCGCGGTGTGTGTCAGGAGGCGCGCATCGTATTCCTGGGTTTGGGTACGCTGCCGATTGACGCGCGCGACGCGGCAAAACACATCGTCGGCGCGACGCCAAACGCGGAGGCGATTCGCGCGGCAAGCGAAGCGATTGACGCGGAGATTGATCCGAGCGACGACATCCACGCATCGGCAAAATTTCGCCGGCATCTTGCGAAGGTGCTAACGCGACGCGCGTTGGAAACGGCAGTGATAAGAGGAAAGCGTAATTGGTAA
- a CDS encoding carbon-nitrogen hydrolase family protein codes for MKEFIAACAQFAITPNDVTANIEKAVHWLEKAANEYDADLVLFPETVTTGFVTGLDPASLWDLIGTLPGAISQPIQRAAKSLGVHVVLPSYRRGAERGVVYNSAALIGPDGEVIGVYDKTHIFPLERRDCGGWVTPGNRAEVYETALGSIGMMICYDGDFPELARLLAVKGAEVIVRPSSLLRSFDIWQMTNMARAYDNHVYVVAANMVGPDAANNYYFGHSMIVNPIAWRLAQARGVEEIIAAKLDPDPLRYITTGSKSVQVFDHLEDRNLELYEEILRAARSRFEPGKRLRARTIIGEA; via the coding sequence ATGAAAGAATTTATCGCGGCGTGCGCGCAGTTCGCAATCACGCCTAACGATGTTACGGCGAATATCGAGAAAGCCGTCCATTGGTTGGAAAAAGCCGCGAACGAATACGACGCCGATCTCGTTCTTTTTCCCGAAACCGTGACGACCGGCTTTGTGACCGGACTCGACCCTGCTAGTTTGTGGGATTTGATCGGTACACTCCCCGGCGCGATTTCGCAACCGATTCAGCGCGCGGCAAAATCCCTTGGCGTCCACGTCGTTTTGCCATCGTATCGCCGCGGCGCGGAACGCGGCGTCGTCTATAACTCCGCCGCGCTCATCGGACCGGATGGCGAAGTGATCGGCGTCTACGACAAGACGCATATTTTTCCGCTCGAACGTCGCGATTGCGGTGGCTGGGTCACGCCGGGAAATCGCGCCGAGGTGTACGAGACCGCGCTCGGATCCATCGGCATGATGATTTGCTACGACGGCGATTTTCCCGAACTCGCGCGCTTGCTCGCGGTGAAAGGCGCGGAAGTGATCGTGCGACCGTCCTCACTCTTGCGGAGTTTTGACATTTGGCAAATGACGAACATGGCGCGCGCGTACGACAATCATGTTTACGTCGTCGCCGCGAATATGGTCGGACCCGATGCCGCCAACAATTATTATTTCGGTCACAGCATGATCGTCAATCCGATTGCGTGGCGGCTTGCCCAAGCGCGCGGCGTCGAGGAAATCATCGCCGCGAAACTCGATCCCGATCCACTGCGTTACATCACGACAGGCAGTAAGAGTGTTCAAGTCTTCGACCATCTCGAAGATCGCAACCTTGAATTGTACGAAGAAATTTTGCGCGCGGCGCGCAGTCGCTTTGAACCTGGGAAACGATTGCGCGCAAGAACGATAATTGGTGAAGCGTAA
- a CDS encoding DUF2277 domain-containing protein — translation MCRNIRKLRQPERLPTDEELHDAALQFVRKVTGYRVPSHANQVAFEQAIAEIVASTHTLFENLSPKPSADKPK, via the coding sequence ATGTGTAGAAATATCCGGAAACTCCGTCAGCCCGAGCGTTTGCCGACCGATGAAGAATTGCACGACGCCGCATTGCAATTCGTTCGCAAGGTAACCGGCTATCGCGTTCCATCCCACGCGAATCAAGTCGCGTTCGAACAAGCCATCGCCGAGATCGTCGCCTCAACCCACACCCTGTTTGAAAATCTATCCCCCAAACCCAGCGCGGACAAACCGAAATAA
- a CDS encoding (2Fe-2S)-binding protein, with the protein MERLTVHMSVNGTHFERAVEPRLLLSDFLRHELGLTGTHVGCEHGVCGACTVLFDGEPMRSCLLFAIQANDHAITTVEGLGDETHLHPLQSAFREAHGLQCGFCTPGFLMTLVPFLQENPNPSEDEIRMAISGNLCRCTGYQNIVDAVILAGKQ; encoded by the coding sequence ATGGAGAGACTCACCGTTCACATGAGCGTGAATGGAACACACTTTGAACGCGCGGTCGAGCCGCGTTTGCTCTTGAGCGATTTTCTGCGGCACGAACTCGGATTGACCGGCACGCACGTCGGATGCGAGCATGGCGTGTGCGGCGCGTGCACGGTCTTGTTCGATGGCGAGCCGATGCGGTCGTGTCTGCTCTTTGCGATCCAGGCAAACGATCATGCGATTACGACCGTCGAAGGACTGGGCGATGAGACGCATTTGCATCCGTTGCAGTCTGCATTTCGCGAAGCGCACGGCTTGCAGTGTGGTTTTTGCACGCCGGGATTTTTGATGACACTCGTCCCGTTTCTTCAGGAGAATCCAAATCCCAGTGAAGACGAAATCCGCATGGCGATTTCCGGCAATCTCTGCCGATGCACTGGGTATCAAAACATTGTGGACGCGGTGATACTGGCGGGTAAACAGTGA